The DNA window CATGCTCTTCGTTCAAGTCTGACAAGACTTGCCCCCTGCAGTATTGCAATTTCTAACACTTTAAATTCTCGGATTTCAGGAGTGTTGAGGGAAAGGTAAAATACCTATGCCTGCTAAAGGAAAGAAGTCAGACCTCAACTTCCTATGATGACTGCTAGAACTCTTGCTCCCTTGGGTACTTTAACCAAGGAAGAGATGTAAGGCATCATGTTAGTAAACTAAATCCTACACCatatcctaattttttttcagaactaaaaATTATATGCTGCTAGAAACAGTCTGAACCTGGAGCTTCCTGATGAGTTCATTCAGCcataatattttgaaagcaCACACTCTCATatgagtgaaaagaaaatatttgaaaaaaatacacactcTTGCTCAAAAACCAATCAAGGTGCAACTTTTCTATCAGACTGCACTTTAAGCTGAATAAAACATCACTTAAGACTCTTCATAAGAGTTTATCTGCAGTCAGGAGAATAAGATTCTGAAACAGTCCTCTAATAATggagtataaaaaaaaaatcacagaaaacttTGCTGTAAAACAGAACCAAATTCACTGATGGACATATTGTTGCCTGTGGCAGTAGATTACTCAACTATGATCTCaggttttttcccagtcctTAACAAAAGACTGTTACTGTAACAGCagtatcttaaaaaaacccaacagtatggtatattaaaagtatttcagttttagaTGATGTATATACAATCTTATGTAAAAATGGAAGGAGTCACTGCCTCTCAAAAGAGCACAGCACTCATGAGAGAAAACACTTCAGAACCGTGGAAACACCAGCACTAATACACCAGATGGATTAGTAGAGGGATACCTGAGAATTACAAGGGTTCCTGGACATCACAGAGATGCAACAAAAAGAACATCTGTTAACCTGTAACTCATATCTGTACCTATCAGTTTCTTATTTTGGCTTCTAAAGGGTTTTGGGAGGTTTTGTATTACAATGAAGTACTGGCACCACCTCTAACAACATCCACTCCTTATTTGAGAATGCATGAATGGTGTTCAACGAAACAGGACTTCTCCATGTGTCAGTATTCAATGTCCCTCACTGAAGACAACCTAAATGACTCAAATGCTATTAATAATTTGCAAGATGGAATACAGATATTGTATTctaataaagatatttttcacaGTGACTCAAAATGcaatctgaaacaaaataaatgaaagtgtTCTAGGAGGAACTACACACAAAGATGGAGTTCCTAAGGAAACTgacaacaaagaaaacccaaaccaaaccaaccaacaaaaaaaccccaaaaaagcaaaaaaaaaaaaacaacaccaaaaaacccccaaccaaccaaaaaacaaacaaaaaaaccccaaaccaaaacaaaaaaaccaaaacacaaaaacccccacaaaacccaatcaaacaaaaaacacaaaacacaagcTAATTCAGAGCTGTCTCTTTTCAGTAACAATTAAGTAAATtcaaagaacagagagaaaccACTCCAATTCTAGCATACAAGGTAGTTCTGAAGAACTCAGTTTGAGGACAGAAAATTTCATGTATGAGTTTTCATCCACAGTGACAGACTTCAGAGCAAGAAGAAACTGCTGCCTTCTGTGCAACAGGTCCAACTCAGCCATAAACATCTGCAAAAGAATGTAGTGGCAAGAGGGTCTAAAGTCATGAAACAGACCCCAAAAGATAGAAAAACGTGCCAGCTAATTGTGACTCAAGCCCACAGCTGGCAGAAAAAATGGACTTCAATGTATTTTGTGACAAACCGCAAGTGATGCTGGTCAAGACCTGCTGAAGTCTGTATAACCAGTGGGTTCTACACCACCACCAGTTtcaaaaagacacaaaaatacaCCCATCCAATTGCAAATCATCAGCTGCAGGAAGAGGCACAGACAGCTCTGAGACACTACAACAATGCAACAAGCTACATTAGGGAAAAACTGGCAGACTGCATTAGCTTCAGGTTGAAGAGATAATATTACTATTTTGATTGTATTTCTATATGGATGTGATAAGATACCCAATTACctcaacatttaaaaatttaccaTAGGATAGCTGAAGTGCCAGAGTATATATAAGACAGGCTTATATTTAGCTGTGTCATGAATTTACTTGTAATCATCTTAAATGCTGACCCATTCAGTAAATCAGACATCTTGTCTGGAACTGTACAAATGCAATAAAACCATCTGAGACTCTCAATAAGAAACAGtaatcaaaatttttttaaaccactttaTTCAAACCTGAGCACCTCAATATAAAACTAAACACTGGTGAACTGTCATTTTCCTTGCTAAACCCAGATTACTGCAAATTTTAAATCTGCACAAGTAAGTTTCTATCAGTTCAACATTTAAATAGACTAATTCATCTCTTCTGACACACTTTGTAGATTTCatataatgaaaataactaAAAGAATTAGTGCAATATACTGGACtgatcaaaataaaatgtactttggaaaacaaagttGCAAAGTTCATTACTGACAGACAGCAGTACTTATGTTACAGATACAGGAGCATCATTTATTACTGTTCTAGCCATAAAGGAAGAACTCAGAACCTCCTTTgattagagaggaaaaaagttagCTTTAAGTAACTGTACATTCTGTATACCTTTAAGCAACTCTTAAATATTACAGAAAGTATTAAACAAATGTAGACTACAATGCAGAGTACCTATTTACAGTACATTAATATCcaaatttaaaatcaagttGGATGTACATAATTGTTAGtgcactatttttttccttaggggaaaaacaaactgtAATGGCCAGCAATGatcagaaacaagaaaagtCACAGACACCGAGTTTGTTGTGGTTTTACTTGAAGAGCTCTTACAGtttgtagaggaaaaaaaaccaaacatatcCTAAGTCATAGAACTGAATTTACTGGTCTGTACCCTCTGAAAAGATTAGAAATTAAGTTAAACTTGATTCATCACTAATTCATTAAGATAACTAACTGGGTTGATATCATTTACATACAGTGTACCAACTAAAACTCCACTGTCTGGCAAGCAAAGGATTCTTAAAATTGTTAATGCAAGTATTAtttgtaattaaattattaaactaTGGAATGTATAACTAAATAGTGGATACCTGCAGAAACAACTGGTTGCATCAATACTTCAGAGAAGTTTAAGTAATTTTTAGACCCTGTTTCTAAAAAGGCTTTAAAGCACAATTGAGAATTATGAAAAGACCCAATTCTATTTATTATAACAGTGATCAGTATTGAGGCTACAGGAACTGGCCAATTAGGTCCACAGAGAGCAGTTCTTCTACACCCCTAATAATaacaactgatttttaaaacctttcaaCTGAAGGAAGTTTATGTCCCTTCCATCTCTCCTCTACTGCTGAAACATTATAGCCAGTGGTGGATACATGCATGTTAAAATTTTACATCAAAAGAAAACTCTGTATCATGAACTTGACTATTATCATAAGTCTCTTCGCTGTTGGGAAGCTGTACTGGACCAGGTTAAGCACTCCAATTCCATGGTTATTAACAGTTAGGAAGCAGAAGAATATTCAGAACAGTTTAAAGCAATTGATCTTTTAGTTACTACAACATTGACTCTTGGGTGGTTGTGTGGGTTCAGTAAGGTCTACTCCTcttcctctggcagagctggctcCTGCGTTCTGTGGTTCATTCTTGGgcaatttttttgctgtaagaCGAACAGGATATAAGAGTTAAACTGAGATTTTACTAAGATTAAATCACCTGAGTACACAAAGTCAACACATTATTACTCTATAAGCATATCAGTATACTCACCATATAATTGGATTTGATTCACTGCATTGGTAATGAAAGAAGTTAAGACACTTCTTAATGATTAACTCCCTTATCTATGATTTTCCAAGCATCAAATGCATTAGTAACTTGAGCAGTAAAATGTATCTGCGCAGGTGTGCTATGCCAGCAAATGACAGCTGTTGTGGGAATCCACCCACATGGAACAGGCTTTAAGATCAGGATGTTAGTGAGAAAAGatacagaaacactgaaaaggcaccaaacacagacagaaatggGTCAAACTAGTTCCCAGATATCTAGCCAGAGTAAGTATTTGCATACAACATATAAAATGGCGTCAGCACCAGATCAAGCCtctcttatttatttcaagctctctcttctctccagctCCTATGAATCAATTGACTGATAATTTCTTTGTTGCCTTTGTAGCTCCAAGGTACCCCCTCAGTCCTGACACGAAAAATAAGGGTGACAACTGTTACCTTTCTGAGCAGTAGCTTCTCCTAGACTTCTTCCATCAgaaaattgcttattttaacCATAAGAGTCCATAAAAGGACTTCCATGGGCCTGTCTTGCACATGAACTGGGACCCAGCAACCACCCCTGTTCTACAGTTTGGTTGCATGTGCTTTCACTCCAAAGTAATTACTGTGGTCAGCCTTTTAAAtaacagcttttcctgaaaggaacaaaatgcagccagaaaaaacagcagagcaAACATCAACAATGTGCTGTGGTGCTAGATAATCTCAGGGTGCTAAGTAATCTAGACTCCCTTTCCCACAAAAGGGTGGATTAGAGGGATCTTCTGAGGTCCCTTCCGACTTGGGCTGTTCTACAATTCTGTGATAAAACCCAAGAATTCACATGGTACTAAGCTGCTGAGACAGCACAGAAGGACAAAGCACCAGTAGAAAAATGCCTTCAGAGCACTATCATTTTGAATTCTCTAACTGCATCTAGAActcaacatttttttaactgaaagttTTGAACAAACTCTAAAGCAATCAATTTACAAGCAGCTGTAACTTGCATCCCACAATTCTGTCATTGTtctcatttttacattttgtccCAGTTTTAAAGACTGTATTTACACATGGTCCTGAGAACTGCACCATGTTGTGCAGACTATTCCAAATTCCATGCAATACTCATAGCCTCCAAGATTTCCTTCCAGAGTCCACTGTTGCATAGATCTTGTTCTGATGCACTGACAAACCTGAATTTCACCCCACTGATGCAAAAGAATACTCACATGGCCAACCAACATTGCAGACAAAATACCCAGTTATCAGTTAGGCattgttttcctaaaatttaCTTTGTATACTTCATTAAAATACGGAGAGGTAAGAATTATTGTTGAtataccaaattaaaaaaaaaaagaaaaaaaaacaaaccaaacataTTTGGTACAGGATGCAAACTGCATCATTAAACACattaattctgaaatttcacCAGAATGGTGCAATTGAGCATTTCTGTATCATTAAATGCAGCCCTATCTTGAACAATTATGAGAAAAATATACTTTCCTCTCATACAGTTACGTGTTTGTGTCCGTCCCCCCTCCCAAAGTATTTATAGTTAATATGAAGGAAGTACTTGTTATAAAGTGTTGCTATAGTGATAATTTAATTCGCATCTACTGGAAGTTTGAAGCACACCACAAATTATCTTCTGCTTTCCTGACTTGAAAAGCAGAGGGTAAGAGCTCTttagaaacatttaattttaacagcaatgattttttttccacaaaaagcGGGTTGGAGAGGTCACCGTGGTGCAACATACAAAACAGTTTAATGAGATTATTTGATGCTATATGTTACTATTACTGAGCAGCAGAGTTCCTACTGTGATTAAGGTTATTATTTAACAGGTTAGTGACCGGCCTAAAatgtattctttctttttcctcccctttcaAAAGTTTATCAACaattaaatacaattttggTTACATCAATGGAATACACAAAATTTCTTAATAATTTATACTTACTAGTATACATTGGCAACTTTACAGAAATCCTTAAGATTATGTTAAGTCTAAAAATTATTAGTAAATTTACTTTTCATATGCAGCATCCTTTACATATTACTTGGACAGTGAATTTAAGCACACATAGCCATCTTTGGCACAACTTCTGGATTTCAGACAGCTAcctaaacaaaattaaacaaataaaaggtCCTAAAGAAACTTCAGTGCCAGAAATAATTCAGGTTACAAACAAAGACCTTGGGTTAGGAAGATTGCAATGGTCTACAtggcatgaaaaaaattctttttaagttCTTAGTTTGTTCATAAACTCACCAATTGCCATGAATATTTCATTTACGTTCATAGATGTTTTGGCAGATGTCTCCATGAACAATAAGCTGTTGTCATCTGCATAAGCCTGTGCTTCCtgcaagttaaaataaaaaaacattacttcattaaaaaaattaaaaaatcacataattACTACACATGGTACTTTTATTGCTACTAAGGAACAATTTCTATaccattttgaaagaaagacaGTTTGTTGAAACACTCATATGACAATATGCTATTCATTAGCGATGGAGAAGTTGTAATTCCATCAAGCAGCTAAACAATTAGAAATGCAATCTTAAAAATATCCATACAGAAACATATCAGGCAAaactaaataataaatgaaaatatttatgaaaggGACAACCTGAATCCAAAACACTAGCCATGATAGCAAGAACAAATGAGCTCCAGAAAGTGCCATCAAATGTCAGAAAGTCTATTATTACCCTGGAAAGAAGGCAGTTTGCAACTATCTCATATCTTTCAAgcactggagcagatggatCAGAACAATTTCATTATCCTGATAGAAATTCACAATTATAACAAATAAGCAGTATGAAGTATTTTGCCATGTTATCTCCCCTTACAGTATGAATTTTCATCTGATACACTGCTCATGAGAACTTGACTATTTTTGCCACTTCCTACTACTCAATTCAGCTGAAAATCCCCGTCTTCTTATGATTATGTAACTGCCTTTGCATTCAATAAGAAATCTACAAAGAAGCCAAACTACAAGAGACCTATGATGGAAAGAATAACCTACAGCATTCTATAATTAAGTGACATCTGCTAAGATGTAACTATACCTGAAATAACACATTAACAAATACCTAGAAATCTAATACGTGATTTGCAATGAGAAAGGACTGTCAAAGCCTGCAAGAAGCCCAAAAATCCACATTAGCAAAAACCCTAACattcaaaaaatattaacattctAATTGTCCAAAAAATGTAAAGGTAGGTCTACTTTGGCAGTTACATTTGATTACATGTTTGACTGCAAGACCTCATACTTCATGATGTATGACGCTTTTGTTAAATACCACAACTTTTCACAAAACACAAAGATCTTCTGTCACAAAGCTTTATGTTACAACTGACATGAAATATGAAACTAGAACACTGAGTTGTTGAATTCTGGTAGAAAAACACCTGAACCACTGCTAACCTTCATAATTCGACTCTATAGTTGCAAAAGGATTCACTACAGCAATCTCTCACACAGTAACGttaaatacagattaaaaaccATAACAGAATTAACAACTAATAAATACTATCTGAATTCAAATTCAGTCAATCATGAATGGACCAGAGCTACCAGCAgtaaattttttattcattttggaAGCTATTTTCTGATGACCTGGCTAAACTTTCTAGAAGACAGAATACAGCAGTGAGAACATCAATATTATCACTAAACTAAAAAGAATACCATGAAAAGCACAATTAAAACCTGAATACTGCTTCAACAGTACAGCCTAAGGAAGCTGGGCAAATCAATCAGCTTTGTATCACATGATAATCAAAATTCTCTGGCTGACAAGTCAGACAGAATAGTTTGCACTGAGTAACTGCTATCTCATCCATTGAAACTCTAGTTACTGATAATTTCCAGTAGAAGACAGAGGTCACATGAAAGAACAGATAATTAATTAGCCTTAAAGATACTCAAATAAATTAGTTATTCCTCTGAGTCAAACTTAATTATTCAAAAAAGTCTATTGCTACATATCACTTGTACAGAAATAGGTTTTACAGTAGCATGTATAATTTAATTAGTCTCAGCTGATGTTTATATTTAATAGCATGACCTCCACAACAACTAGCTAGGCTATGCATGTAAGCTCCTCCTAGATTTATTTAGTATCTATTCAAATAAAATGATATTTCTATGAAAAGAAGTTATGTACATACCTGGAAATCCACAGCTCTTTTGTTAGCTAGATCAGCTTTGTTTCCTGCTAAAGCTATTACAATGTTAGGACTTGCTTGTCGCTGAAGTTCTTTGACCCAATTTTTCGCTCTGGCAAAGGACTCCTGTTAATGATTGCAAAATGATGCAACTGAGTTTTATCATCCTTTTGTACTCACCTATCATCCCCATCTCTGTTATCTACATTTCAAGCACAAAAGGCCAAATGCAAGGCTGCTTGCTACCTTAGTCCAAAGGCACACTCCAACTCACCAActgagcttttaaaacaaaacatcccTACCTTAGTTCCCAACTGTGCTTAGTTGAGATAATGCTGAAAAAGCAAGTAAAGATAGGAAGATCTTTATGTAGACAGAGTAAGGAAAGAGAAGTAGTTAGAAGATAAAAATGGGAATTTCAATTTCTCTAGAATAATCAAGTGTATGAACAGCTATATTGAAAGAGTCTCAAAATTACTTACTAATTAGTGAGCACTATTCATTATGGTACACGATTTCTGGGGTTTTTgagagttttggtttttaagtctcattttattaaaaacaagtgAAGCTTATctaaattcaaataaaaagaaatcaaataacCTTAGGTTTTGGTCTTAATGGCTTGTGCCACCTTTCCAATCCTTACTTGCAATCTGCAATAATAcaatattaaaatgtctttcactatcagaaataaaactgccaCCAGCAATGTGGTGAGAGTAACAGCTCACACTTGGTGAACTGATTTAAAGGTgggttttaaacatttttacagtagaatttactttctttctctttatttatacaaaagaagaaaacccccTATAAATGGTCTTTTGACAAAAAAAGTTTACAGACACAAATTAACATTACATAGTCCAGTATGAaatgagcaacctggtctagcagatgtccctgcacatggcaagGATGTTGGAGTAAATGACCTTTAAgagttccttccaactcaaaccattctatgattctacgaaaTCATGAAGTGATTCACACAAGTCAGTGAGGAAAAACTAAGGAACGGTCAATATAAGCCTAACTTCCAAATGCCCCTTGTGCCTCCCTAGTGTAGTACTTACCTCATTTGTAATGTCGTACACCACTATAGCTGCTTGTGCTCCTCTGTAGTACATGGGTGCTAAACTGTGGTACCGCTCTTGCCCAGCTGTATCccaaatttcaaattttacCGTTGTATCATCCAGACATACAGTCTGGGTTAGAAAAGCAGCTACAAAAAAGACAGAGGTGCTGAAACCAGAAGTCTATTTATATCACTATATTCACACAAAATTATGCTCACAGAGATGCAAATATGATTTCCTTAAACAGTTCCAGCCTACTATTGTAATATAGCAGGTTTAATGCAAGCATTAGCTGACGGACCGTAACTGATCAACACAGAACAGTCATTTAAACAACCAGATTCTCCTCAAGTTAAAGAcacaagaaaggaagaattgGGAAggattccctttttttttttaataatgaatcTGAGTAACCATAAGCTTTCTTTTAAACCTTCTAGACACATTTCATCCTGCTTCAACACACTGTATTACAGAGTAGCAGTAACAGTATCCCATCATACTATAATACATAGTTCATATATTTTCAGTTCTACACATTTACATCACTTG is part of the Chiroxiphia lanceolata isolate bChiLan1 chromosome 1, bChiLan1.pri, whole genome shotgun sequence genome and encodes:
- the RAB5A gene encoding ras-related protein Rab-5A; its protein translation is MANRGATRPNGPNAGNKICQFKLVLLGESAVGKSSLVLRFVKGQFHEFQESTIGAAFLTQTVCLDDTTVKFEIWDTAGQERYHSLAPMYYRGAQAAIVVYDITNEESFARAKNWVKELQRQASPNIVIALAGNKADLANKRAVDFQEAQAYADDNSLLFMETSAKTSMNVNEIFMAIAKKLPKNEPQNAGASSARGRGVDLTEPTQPPKSQCCSN